A stretch of the Marivirga tractuosa DSM 4126 genome encodes the following:
- a CDS encoding DEAD/DEAH box helicase gives MLTFEELGLKPEILKAILEIGFVEPTAIQQKTIPHLLNTKQDLIALAQTGSGKTAAFGLPVINQIDSDSKKTQSLVLCPTRELAIQIANDFNSYTKYSKKLDVVPVYGGASIETQIKALNKGVQIVVGTPGRVVDLIKRKKLKLEDIEWVVLDEADEMLNMGFKDDLDFILSHTPDQRQTLLFSATMSKEVLRISNNYMNKPEEISSGKRNQGADKVEHFYFVVNGRDKYLALKRIADINPDIYAIIFCRTKRETQEISDQLMADGYNADCLHGDLSQAQRDAVMGRYRKKNLQMLVATDVAARGLDVNEITHVINYNIPDDLETYTHRSGRTGRAGKAGISMAIIGPRDINKIKQLERILGKTFTKAEVPAGDAVIEKQLMAFIEKVKATEVEEKQIEPFINNIAAEFEDLSREDLIKKFVSLEFNKFLDYYKNSADLNQNAKAGRDRDSGRGERSDRGRKGGDFTKLFLNIGEKDNLNAGTLLGWINGLQSVPNGIEFGKIDVQRSFTFMEVESQHEQTILGALNVSEFDGRKVVAEPKMGGGPRTSNRSDRPDKKRGSGFKKRPNAGGDRKSGGRARVKAGSGGRRK, from the coding sequence ATGTTAACATTTGAAGAATTAGGCTTAAAGCCTGAAATCCTAAAAGCAATTTTAGAAATTGGCTTTGTGGAACCTACTGCTATTCAGCAAAAAACTATTCCACATTTATTAAACACTAAGCAAGATTTAATTGCCTTAGCTCAAACAGGTTCTGGTAAAACAGCCGCATTTGGATTACCTGTTATCAATCAAATTGATAGCGATTCTAAAAAGACACAATCATTAGTATTATGTCCTACTAGAGAATTGGCTATTCAAATTGCTAACGACTTTAACTCATACACTAAATATTCAAAGAAATTAGATGTAGTACCTGTTTATGGTGGTGCAAGTATTGAAACACAAATCAAAGCCTTGAATAAAGGAGTACAAATTGTAGTAGGTACTCCAGGTCGTGTAGTGGATTTGATCAAAAGAAAAAAATTAAAGTTAGAAGACATCGAGTGGGTGGTTTTAGATGAAGCCGATGAGATGTTGAATATGGGCTTTAAAGATGATTTAGATTTCATTTTATCACATACGCCTGACCAAAGACAGACTTTACTATTCTCTGCGACCATGTCGAAAGAGGTATTAAGGATTTCTAATAACTATATGAACAAGCCTGAGGAAATATCTTCAGGAAAAAGAAATCAAGGTGCTGACAAGGTAGAGCATTTCTATTTCGTAGTGAATGGAAGAGATAAATATTTAGCCTTAAAGAGAATTGCTGACATCAATCCTGATATTTATGCTATCATTTTCTGTAGAACTAAGAGAGAGACACAAGAAATTTCTGACCAATTAATGGCTGATGGCTATAATGCTGACTGTTTGCACGGTGATTTATCACAAGCGCAAAGAGATGCGGTAATGGGTCGATACAGAAAAAAGAATTTGCAAATGTTAGTGGCTACTGATGTGGCAGCTAGAGGTTTGGATGTAAATGAAATCACCCACGTCATCAACTACAATATTCCAGACGATTTGGAAACTTATACGCACCGTAGTGGTCGTACAGGTCGTGCTGGTAAAGCAGGTATTTCAATGGCGATTATTGGCCCAAGAGATATCAATAAGATCAAGCAATTAGAGCGTATTTTAGGTAAAACTTTCACGAAAGCGGAAGTACCTGCTGGAGATGCTGTAATCGAAAAGCAATTAATGGCTTTTATTGAAAAAGTGAAAGCAACTGAAGTTGAAGAAAAGCAAATCGAGCCATTTATCAATAATATAGCTGCTGAATTTGAAGATTTAAGCCGTGAGGACTTAATCAAGAAATTCGTTTCATTAGAATTCAATAAGTTTTTGGATTACTATAAAAACTCTGCAGACTTAAATCAAAATGCGAAAGCTGGAAGAGATAGAGATTCAGGAAGAGGCGAAAGAAGTGATAGAGGAAGAAAAGGCGGTGATTTCACCAAACTATTCTTGAACATAGGTGAGAAGGATAATTTAAATGCTGGAACTCTTCTAGGTTGGATTAACGGTTTACAAAGCGTTCCTAACGGAATTGAATTCGGTAAAATTGATGTTCAAAGAAGCTTTACTTTCATGGAAGTAGAAAGCCAGCATGAGCAAACTATTTTAGGAGCCTTGAATGTAAGCGAATTTGATGGCCGTAAAGTGGTAGCCGAACCTAAAATGGGTGGTGGACCAAGAACATCCAATAGATCTGACAGACCAGATAAGAAAAGAGGAAGCGGTTTCAAAAAGCGCCCTAATGCTGGTGGTGACAGAAAATCTGGTGGAAGAGCTAGAGTGAAAGCTGGTTCTGGTGGAAGAAGAAAATAA
- a CDS encoding Gfo/Idh/MocA family protein, which yields MDDSNKDNHLNRRKFLRNMGLAAAGITIVPSNVIAGLGHTAPSDKLNIAGIGVGGMGRTNLRNMNSQNIVALADVDWKYADKTFNDYPKAKKYKDYRKMLEEMDKDIDAVMISTPDHTHYVSAKDSMNAGKHIYLQKPLTHSVYESRKLKELADKTGVATQMGNQGNSSDDMRKVCEWIWNGEIGEVTKVDAWTDRPIWPQGLERPKEKMEVPSTLDWDLFLGPAAERPYHEAYTPWNWRAWWDFGTGALGDMACHIMDPVYKALELGYPYAFEASSSQVNTESAPMAEKVTYYFGERPKKGKINMPAVEFTWYDGGLKPDRPEGLKEGMYPGDQMGWGGAIFYGTKGTLICGTYAMEPFIIGREDNPPPVTNELRRIPKAMEGVHEMDFVRAAKEDKKSRVECSSNFAYAGPLNEVVVAGNLAVRLQDLRRKLDWDAENMKITNIGEDEEIRVVSTDSFTVVDGNPRFDTKYETINAKKAAEDYIKRPYRKGWNY from the coding sequence ATGGACGACTCAAACAAAGACAATCATTTAAACAGGCGTAAATTCCTTCGCAATATGGGACTAGCTGCAGCTGGAATAACCATAGTACCAAGTAATGTTATAGCTGGCTTAGGACATACAGCACCAAGTGACAAGCTGAATATTGCTGGTATTGGTGTTGGTGGAATGGGACGTACAAACCTACGGAACATGAATTCGCAAAACATTGTGGCTTTAGCTGATGTAGATTGGAAGTATGCAGACAAAACTTTTAATGACTATCCAAAAGCTAAAAAGTACAAGGATTACCGTAAGATGCTAGAAGAGATGGATAAAGATATTGATGCTGTAATGATCAGTACACCTGATCACACGCATTATGTCTCTGCAAAAGACTCTATGAATGCCGGTAAGCACATATACCTTCAAAAACCATTAACACATTCTGTTTATGAGTCGAGGAAACTCAAAGAGTTAGCAGACAAAACTGGAGTTGCTACGCAAATGGGTAACCAAGGAAATTCATCTGATGATATGCGTAAAGTTTGTGAATGGATTTGGAATGGTGAAATTGGTGAGGTAACAAAAGTAGATGCTTGGACTGACAGACCTATCTGGCCACAGGGTTTAGAAAGACCTAAAGAAAAAATGGAAGTTCCAAGCACCTTGGATTGGGATTTATTCTTAGGCCCTGCAGCTGAAAGACCATACCATGAAGCTTACACGCCTTGGAACTGGAGAGCTTGGTGGGATTTTGGCACTGGTGCTTTAGGTGATATGGCATGTCATATCATGGATCCGGTATATAAAGCGTTGGAACTAGGTTATCCTTATGCATTTGAAGCAAGTTCTTCTCAGGTAAACACTGAAAGCGCTCCAATGGCTGAAAAAGTGACTTATTACTTTGGTGAAAGACCTAAAAAAGGTAAGATTAATATGCCAGCTGTAGAATTCACTTGGTATGATGGCGGACTAAAGCCTGACAGACCAGAAGGATTGAAAGAAGGCATGTATCCTGGAGACCAGATGGGCTGGGGAGGTGCTATTTTTTATGGTACTAAAGGTACTTTAATCTGTGGTACTTACGCTATGGAACCATTCATTATCGGAAGAGAAGATAATCCACCACCTGTGACCAATGAATTGAGAAGGATTCCTAAGGCTATGGAAGGTGTTCATGAAATGGACTTTGTTCGTGCTGCAAAAGAAGATAAAAAATCAAGAGTTGAATGCAGCTCCAATTTCGCTTATGCAGGACCACTTAATGAGGTTGTCGTTGCAGGGAACTTAGCGGTTAGATTACAAGACTTAAGAAGGAAACTAGATTGGGATGCTGAAAATATGAAAATCACCAATATAGGGGAAGATGAAGAAATTAGGGTAGTCAGTACAGATAGTTTCACAGTAGTGGATGGCAATCCTAGATTCGACACAAAGTATGAAACTATTAATGCCAAGAAAGCCGCTGAAGATTATATTAAAAGACCTTACAGAAAAGGCTGGAATTACTAA
- a CDS encoding 3-keto-disaccharide hydrolase, with the protein MKKSLFIGFIALMAIYACSSEKKENTEDSKDTEAIAEDVQEIAEEKPAHNVLTSQEEADGWMLLFDGKSTDGWRGYQKENFPAAWNIDNNALHIQGSGRGEAGAKDGGDILYEKQFADFHLKLEWMVDSAANSGILYRGKEKFDYIWKTAPEMQVLDNKHHPDAKLGKNGNRQAGSLYDLIPADPQNFKGHGTWNKAEVIAKGNDITHIQNGDTVVQYTIGSDEMANLIANSKWADIGNDDWGKIAPKGFIALQDHGDDVWFRNIKIKELK; encoded by the coding sequence ATGAAAAAATCATTATTTATAGGCTTTATAGCATTAATGGCAATTTATGCTTGCAGTTCTGAAAAGAAAGAAAATACTGAAGACAGTAAAGATACCGAAGCAATTGCTGAGGATGTACAAGAAATAGCAGAAGAAAAACCTGCTCATAATGTGTTAACTTCTCAAGAAGAGGCAGATGGCTGGATGCTTCTATTCGATGGAAAATCTACTGATGGATGGCGAGGCTATCAAAAAGAAAATTTTCCGGCCGCTTGGAATATCGACAACAATGCACTGCATATTCAAGGTTCGGGAAGAGGCGAAGCTGGTGCAAAAGACGGTGGAGATATTCTCTATGAAAAGCAATTTGCTGATTTTCATCTAAAATTAGAGTGGATGGTCGATAGTGCTGCTAATTCTGGTATTTTATATCGTGGTAAAGAAAAGTTTGATTATATCTGGAAGACTGCTCCTGAAATGCAGGTTTTAGATAACAAGCACCATCCTGACGCAAAATTAGGCAAGAATGGGAATAGACAAGCAGGATCATTATATGATCTTATCCCAGCTGATCCTCAAAATTTCAAGGGACATGGAACTTGGAATAAAGCTGAAGTAATTGCAAAAGGTAACGATATTACTCATATCCAAAATGGAGATACCGTTGTTCAATACACAATTGGTTCCGATGAAATGGCCAATCTTATCGCCAACAGCAAATGGGCTGATATAGGAAATGATGATTGGGGTAAAATCGCACCTAAAGGTTTTATTGCGCTTCAAGATCACGGTGATGACGTATGGTTTAGAAATATTAAGATTAAGGAATTGAAGTAA
- a CDS encoding sugar phosphate isomerase/epimerase family protein translates to MNRRKFIQQAGMTSALAFISPSILSSCIPQNQAVAKDAGLQLYTLREALEKDFKGTIERVAKIGYKYLEFFNYSDGKYFGNSIKEVKSILEEYDLKAKSSHVLTGWAMPKNIGTMTNDWERAVADAAELGQTHIACAYLFDSERESIDDYKKLSELLNACGETTKEYGIQMAYHNHDFEFQTLESEIPYDLLLSECDIELVKFELDLYWTARAGVDPVAYFKEHAGRFPLWHVKDMGAGEEQFFSAVGEGVIDWQNIFNHASTAGLKQFFVEQDDTKSGKPFEEITKSYKYLKGISKS, encoded by the coding sequence ATGAACAGACGTAAATTTATACAGCAAGCAGGAATGACTTCGGCATTAGCCTTTATTTCTCCTTCCATATTATCCTCTTGTATTCCACAAAATCAAGCTGTGGCAAAGGATGCAGGCTTACAATTATATACTTTAAGAGAAGCGTTAGAAAAGGATTTTAAAGGTACTATTGAAAGAGTAGCAAAAATAGGCTATAAATATTTGGAGTTTTTTAATTATTCTGACGGAAAATATTTTGGAAATAGTATTAAGGAAGTGAAATCCATTTTAGAAGAATATGATTTGAAAGCTAAAAGTAGCCATGTTTTGACTGGTTGGGCAATGCCTAAAAATATTGGAACCATGACAAACGATTGGGAGAGGGCAGTAGCAGATGCTGCTGAATTAGGGCAAACACATATTGCCTGTGCCTATCTTTTTGATTCTGAGCGGGAAAGCATAGATGATTATAAGAAGTTATCGGAGCTGTTGAACGCATGTGGGGAAACCACCAAGGAATATGGTATTCAAATGGCTTATCATAACCACGATTTTGAATTTCAAACTTTGGAGAGTGAGATTCCTTATGACTTACTTCTTTCAGAGTGCGATATTGAACTAGTAAAATTTGAATTGGATTTATATTGGACGGCCAGAGCTGGAGTTGATCCTGTAGCTTATTTTAAGGAACATGCAGGTAGATTTCCTTTATGGCATGTGAAAGACATGGGGGCAGGAGAGGAGCAATTCTTTTCAGCAGTGGGTGAAGGTGTAATCGATTGGCAAAATATTTTCAATCATGCTTCTACCGCAGGCTTAAAGCAATTCTTTGTTGAACAAGATGATACCAAAAGTGGAAAACCCTTTGAAGAAATCACGAAGAGTTATAAGTATTTGAAGGGGATTAGTAAGAGTTAG
- the mscL gene encoding large-conductance mechanosensitive channel protein MscL has product MTFLKEFKEFAIKGNVFDMAVGIIIGSAFTKVVNSVVSDFIMPVLSIFIGQINFKELAYVFQEAELDEKGNIIKAAITINYGNLIQTAIDFLIIAFCIYIVVRMFNKLRKKSDNEQDGTVTTPKNIELLAEIRDLLKEKDRK; this is encoded by the coding sequence ATGACTTTCTTAAAAGAATTTAAAGAATTTGCCATAAAAGGAAATGTATTTGATATGGCAGTTGGTATCATAATAGGATCTGCTTTCACAAAGGTAGTCAACTCAGTAGTCTCTGATTTTATCATGCCAGTTTTAAGTATTTTCATTGGTCAGATTAATTTTAAGGAGTTGGCTTATGTATTTCAGGAAGCAGAATTGGACGAAAAAGGAAATATAATAAAGGCAGCCATCACTATTAATTATGGGAACCTCATTCAAACTGCAATTGATTTTTTAATTATTGCCTTTTGTATTTATATAGTAGTGAGGATGTTCAATAAATTGAGAAAGAAATCCGATAATGAGCAAGATGGAACGGTCACAACCCCTAAGAATATAGAATTATTAGCTGAAATTAGAGATTTACTGAAAGAAAAGGATAGGAAGTGA
- a CDS encoding DUF2911 domain-containing protein, with product MKKIITSIFACFALLALISFDANAQEALKQKPSPLGMVTYTFENTYVKVTYGRPHLRGREAFTETAELAPLGKIWRTGANEATEITITNTIKMAGETVSPGTYSLFTIPGAKSWTIILNKDVGQWGAYKYDEENDLVRFEVPVNQSDEMFEPFTIRFEQANGEVSLQMIWAKTMVSIPIEF from the coding sequence ATGAAAAAGATAATCACATCGATTTTTGCATGCTTTGCGTTGCTTGCTTTGATAAGTTTTGATGCTAACGCACAAGAAGCATTAAAACAAAAGCCTAGCCCTTTAGGGATGGTTACCTATACTTTTGAAAACACTTATGTGAAAGTAACTTATGGAAGACCACATTTAAGAGGTAGAGAAGCTTTTACTGAAACTGCAGAACTAGCACCACTTGGTAAAATTTGGAGAACGGGAGCAAATGAGGCGACTGAGATAACAATTACTAATACCATTAAAATGGCTGGAGAAACAGTTTCCCCTGGAACATATTCCCTTTTTACAATTCCGGGAGCTAAAAGCTGGACGATTATTTTAAATAAGGATGTTGGCCAGTGGGGAGCCTATAAGTATGATGAAGAAAATGATTTAGTAAGATTTGAAGTGCCCGTTAATCAGTCCGATGAAATGTTTGAGCCATTTACCATTCGTTTCGAACAGGCAAATGGAGAAGTGAGTTTGCAAATGATCTGGGCTAAAACCATGGTGAGCATTCCTATTGAGTTTTAA
- a CDS encoding deoxycytidylate deaminase, whose translation MEKPQFDDIFMELAVNLAKRSHCIKRHVGAVLTKETRIISIGYNGPPAGTHNCDEEFPGKGCGLDSKGSCMLAIHAEQNAIMYAVKNNASVENSTLYVTLSPCLSCARIIFSMGIKKVIYLNSYAEYKGLDRDEGLDFLEKFGVEVEKYRGNLENVTHMI comes from the coding sequence ATGGAAAAACCACAATTTGATGATATTTTCATGGAATTAGCAGTTAACCTTGCCAAACGCTCCCATTGCATTAAAAGACATGTTGGTGCGGTGCTGACAAAAGAAACCAGAATCATTTCTATTGGCTATAATGGACCGCCTGCCGGAACCCACAACTGCGATGAGGAATTTCCGGGAAAAGGGTGCGGGTTAGATTCTAAAGGTAGTTGCATGCTGGCAATTCATGCAGAGCAAAATGCTATTATGTATGCTGTGAAAAACAATGCTTCTGTTGAAAACTCAACACTTTATGTCACACTCTCTCCTTGCCTGTCGTGTGCTAGGATAATTTTTAGTATGGGAATCAAAAAGGTAATCTACCTTAATTCTTATGCAGAGTACAAAGGCTTAGATCGGGATGAAGGTTTAGACTTTCTAGAAAAATTTGGAGTAGAAGTGGAAAAATATAGAGGAAATTTGGAGAACGTAACGCATATGATATGA